A DNA window from Hoplias malabaricus isolate fHopMal1 chromosome 5, fHopMal1.hap1, whole genome shotgun sequence contains the following coding sequences:
- the racgap1 gene encoding rac GTPase-activating protein 1, which yields METSMMSLLGVFENLRAHVDVLNESIEPQFIQMALNFEDCRRRWLRVEQDLASCKEVLAKAETERGALEVKLKHARNQVDVEIRRRQKAEADCEKLDRQIQLIRDLLVTEGSSSSIQLNDEQRSALAFLNARSQAPANLNSSRRLATIDESASILSDISYDKTDDSLDWDSSVVRTVRLKKRQKRRSSRNHVDGPPTAGKRSRSNGRVSEKGNESLVAKTTVTVPQNGGAIEAVTTVETVPYWTRSRRKTAAMEWDSADTESVQSVDVFKQPIPPGRQSKAEPSTPQNNGGVRLHEFVSKTVIKPESCVPCGKRIKFGKISLKCRDCRVVAHPECRERCPLPCVPNMAGTPVKIGEGTLADYVSAASPMIPPLVVHCVSEIEQRGLHEIGLYRLSGSDRVVKELKEKFLRGKTVPLLSKVDDIHAITGLLKDFLRNLKEPLLTFRLNRNFVEAAELADEDNSIALMYQTISDLPQPNRDTLAFLIIHLKRVAQSSDTKMDVTNLARVFGPTIVGHAIPDPDPMTILQDTKHQPKVVERLLSLPVEYWSRFMMVEQDQAHNMIIENTNVYATPDNKANIFGPLTTPEQQMSKTPSSSSLSQRVRNATLNAITPKFGSKSKSAVGFSRQGNFFASPLLK from the exons ATGGAGACCTCAATGATGAGTCTCCTTGGTGTGTTTGAAAATCTTCGAGCCCATGTAGACGTCCTCAATGAAAGCATCGAACCTC AGTTCATCCAGATGGCCCTGAATTTTGAGGACTGTCGTCGGAGGTGGCTGAGAGTGGAGCAGGATTTGGCCTCCTGTAAGGAGGTGCTGGCCAaagcagagactgagagagGAGCCCTGGAGGTCAAGCTCAAACATGCTCGAAACCAAGTGGATGTGGAAATCCGCAGGCGACAAAAGGCTGAAGCAGACTGCGAAAAGCTG GATCGACAGATTCAGCTGATTCGGGATCTGCTGGTCACAGAGGGCTCTAGCAGCAGCATCCAGCTGAATGATGAACAGCGCTCTGCCCTGGCCTTCCTCAATGCTCGCTCTCAGGCTCCCGCCAATCTCAATAGCAGCCGAAG gtTGGCTACAATTGATGAATCGGCCTCTATCTTATCAGACATCAGTTATGATAAAACCGACGATTCACTG GATTGGGACTCTTCTGTTGTCAGAACTGTTCGACTGAAGAAACGTCAGAAGAGA CGCTCCTCCAGAAACCATGTGGACGGGCCACCCACGGCTGGCAAAAGGTCCCGGTCCAACGGTCGCGTCTCAGAGAAG GGGAATGAGTCTCTGGTGGCGAAGACCACAGTAACTGTGCCTCAAAATGGAGGTGCCATTGAGGCTGTTACCACTGTTGAGACTGTGCCTTACTGGACCAGGAGCAGAAGAAAGACCG CTGCCATGGAGTGGGACTCTGCAGACACTGAATCTGTTCAGTCTGTAGATGTGTTTAAGCAGCCCATCCCGCCGGGTAGACAGAGCAAGGCAGAGCCCAGCACACCTCAAAACAATGGAGGTGTTCGTCTGCATGAGTTTGTTTCCAAAACG GTGATAAAGCCTGAGTCCTGTGTTCCCTGTGGAAAGAGGATCAAGTTTGGGAAAATCTCTCTCAAATGCAGGGACTGTCGTGTAGTAGCTCACCCAGAGTGTCGTGAGCGCTGTCCACTGCCTTGCGTCCCAAACATGGCTGGGACCCCTGTCAAGATCGGAGAG GGCACTTTGGCAGATTATGTCTCTGCCGCTTCTCCCATGATCCCACCGCTGGTGGTgcactgtgtgagtgagattgAACAGAGAGGCCTACATGAG attgGATTGTATCGCCTCTCTGGTTCTGATCGAGTGGTGAAGGAGCTAAAGGAGAAGTTCCTGCGTGGGAAGACTGTTCCTTTGCTTAGCAAGGTGGATGATATCCATGCGATCACTGGCCTCCTTAAGGATTTCCTTAGAAACCTCAAAGAACCATTGCTCACGTTCCGACTCAACCGCAACTTCGTGGAAGCAGCAG AGCTTGCAGATGAAGACAACTCTATTGCACTGATGTACCAGACCATCAGTGACCTGCCCCAGCCCAACAGAGACACACTGGCGTTCCTCATCATCCACTTGAAGAG AGTTGCCCAAAGCTCAGACACTAAGATGGATGTGACAAACTTGGCTCGTGTGTTCGGCCCCACTATTGTTGGTCATGCCATTCCTGATCCAGACCCAATGACAATTCTGCAGGACACTAAACACCAGCCCAAg GTTGTGGAGCGCTTGCTGAGTCTTCCTGTTGAGTACTGGAGCCGGTTCATGATGGTGGAGCAGGACCAAGCTCACAATATGATCATTGAGAACACCAATGTCTACGCTACTCCTGACAATAAAG CAAACATCTTTGGCCCCCTCACCACCCCGGAGCAGCAAATGAGCAAAACTCCGTCGTCCAGCTCTCTGTCTCAGCGCGTGAGAAACGCGACACTCAACGCCATCACACCAAA GTTTGGCAGCAAGAGTAAATCAGCTGTTGGCTTCAGTCGCCAGGGGAACTTCTTTGCCTCCCCTCTCCTGAAGTAA